Sequence from the Argopecten irradians isolate NY chromosome 12, Ai_NY, whole genome shotgun sequence genome:
CCTATAACACATCGACTCAATAGTAACCGACTCGGTGTAGATAGGATCAGTAATACCCAACTGTAATAATGGGCCGATAAGGCTTTTCCTCTTTAAGTATGTAAACATTTAATGAAAAACATGTCTGTTCCGCAATTAAACTTAACGTTTTTATCCTTTATATTTCACCCTAGACGGCGAAACCGAGAAGGTATACGTTACCTTTCGCTGTTTCGTTATCATACAAATCAGTATTTCTGAAAAGGGAGTCTTTGTTGGACCCGGGGGTATAGCGACGACCACTTGAGTTTGCTTTATCGGTCAATTGTACCGGTCCAGTCGCTGAGCCGAATAGTCCACTTTGATGTAAATTGGCTATCTGCTATGGAGGGATAATATTGTCTGACCTTGGTTTAATCTCGAGCTGAAGTCACTGGCACGTGCATAGTACGATGATTAATGTATAATTATCACTCACAATCGTCTGGTCTGCATGAAACTGATAGCCCTAACATAGTACTATACGGAATCACTACTACATTCTTTGTACTTAACCCAAGACCAGATTAAGACAAAATGAACATGAACATCTGAAAATGTTTGCAATAGCAATATATGTTTAAAGAAGTGTTAAGAATACATGTTTAGTTGTTATGACAATTTGGCTTTTTGaatttacaatacatatttataaatgataaatgaataAACCGAAAAGCGTTATCTTCTataaaatagtgaaaaaataatgCGACGAAAAAAATCTCTCAAAATggattaaacatatttcattttctgaaaaGGATTATGAAAGAGTCTGATAAAATGTATATCAGGCCCAGTTGTTCAGAACGTAAACAGGCTAATCACAGTAtaacaacaattttcaaatccagTTAAAACAATTTCAGGCGAAAcgaattttacaaaattgtataaGAATCTTAAGATCTCCGTCCTTTACTTACTTGCTGAGTTAAGTGAAGATATAATCAAATTTTTTTCAGtaaatgacaaatgaaaatttcactaatcacgtgattaagctaatcatattttgaacaactgggccctgAAAGTAAATATTATAAGTTACAACTGGTGTTCCGTGACTGAGATTGAAATCATACCTGGGTAATGAAGCTATGCTTCCTTTATTTATGCTGACATGCCTTAAAACATATATCGCGTGTAGTATGTGAACAAAAATACTGTTTATCTCGTTAGAGCTATCAACACTTAACCTTTCTATTTACTCATGCTGATTACTCGGGGTGCCATTTAACATTCCAATGAACAGTTTAAAGTGCACCTTAATTGAAATCAAATTCGCGTGCATGTTACAATTTACAACTGAATTAAGTTTGCATTCCGTATCGTGATTCCGATCGGACTCTTGGATAGTGGTTACATCTGTCCTCCTGTTTCTCTATATCAATTGTCGGGGAAAATACTGTGGAAAATAACTTCATAAAAgtatattataaatgataaaccgTAAAGTGTACACATCAGTTGTGACTATTGTAGATTTATACTGGGTTCGGGtaaatagaaatatctgtaGGGAATTGATGAAGGGTCTCTACAAACCAAAGTCGATACCCCAGGAGTTACTATAAtgtactgtcgttatatccatccctggactatgCCACAGAAAAGTTTGCGACTAAAGATAAGACAGATAATTTGGTCTTAGTTGGATAAATATCAAAAGAATTGCTTCAGAAAGTTGGAGTTTCTTCTTTTTTAGCTGTTATGTCTTCAGTATTACTTTGACATAGTTcagatatgtatataatgacagtgatattaacccctggagtaccgCATTCTCTACCAGTCACATGGGCAAACTACAATCTGTACCTGTCTTGTCTGTTATCGTACATAATGCCTTCAGGCTTTAAAATGTCCAGACCTACCTGTACGTGCACAGCATTATGGAATATTCTCAGCACGGGAACAGGTATTAGAGACTATGATAACCATTATCTACTATATAGCGTAAACATAATGTGAATTCATCACGATCTATACCAATGTCTTCATGTTAGACTCAGTTATCTTAAAGGTTATCTGATAAGGATCTaaatataagtatattgtatagtgTGACTTTTTGTTCATGTGAAATCATTTAGAAGATACATGTTAGAACATACAAAACATAGCGAATATCAATGCCCTTACTTTAGTTGCctaaatgcaatatacatgtatcatcttATCAAATTCATATCAATTTCATTCCATCCTGAGTCTACCCGCAAATTCTCCACTGCTGATGCGAGATAATGCGATCAGAGCTCAGAGCTTAACTCAGGTGCACGTTGCACATCACCCGGATATCAATTAAGTACTTCATCAACATTATAACCCGGTGACTTATGtcaatataaaatgaaagaTGACCTACttaacattttgttatataatgtcaGGAAAATCCCAAGGAACTCCAAAAATTCTACATAAGCCGGCAGACTTTATATATCCATAACCGTAATATTAATACCACTAATGTGTTCAGGCTGAGTAAGACTGCAGAAATGGAAACCATCACTTTACACTCATTTCGAATTTCCTTGTAGGCGCCAAGGATTGTTCAACTGCACGTGCTTTCAGAAGTGAAGATGAGATTTGCGAGCACCCTCGTGACTAGCAAAGTAGCCAATCCGGACGATGAAGCGCGTGAGGTAACCTTCGACGTCACACTGCCAAAGGAGGCTTTCATTACGTCATTTCTTATGTAAGAATTTAATATTATTTGGTTTTTATAAACCCCATGATCATTCCATGTTATGTTTAGGATAACGCAGAAAGTACTAACATACTGGACCTTGgagttataatatattttatattctgaaaccaactttctttcgcgtgcaatttatttttgcaCTTTTGAAATGAAAGTATATTCGCGAAGGTTTGTCTCCGACAATTAATGTCTTGCATAATTCTTGCACAATTAAAATCAATtgccatgaaagaaaatgaataaatagTTGACTTTGAAATTGAAGTCCCCAAAGACTTCCGTATCGCAATACGAACATTTCCCTGTAAAACTATTTTTGTAATAGGGCGATCGGTGGTGTTACATATCCCGGAGACGTCAAGGAGAAGGCTGCGGCACTGAAACAGTACGAGAAAGCCAAACAAACCGGACAAAGTGCTGGTCATATCAGTCGAAGGTTTGTAGTGCTCATTACCCTATAGCTAGTTCCTTGTTAACTCCCATCGTAAAACATACCCTCTGCATATCCGATCTATGTTGATAAAAAATTGCCGGAGAACAcgtttttttaaaactttactTATCTTCAAAACGTCAAGaacaaatttgcataattttttgttttgacattcatatatatatttgtattattatgtatatgtttcgtttgatttcatcatattttgacatggAATGGTGTTCTAAAGTCATGCGTATCATCGTGAAAAAATTGTTTACGCCAGGCCAAGGGAGACAAATCAATTCCGGGTTTCTGTCAACGTTGCTGCAGAAAGTCAGGTGACCTTTAACctgacatatcaagaattgctGAAGCGGAAGTTCGGTTACTACGAGAATGTGATCTTTATCGACCCGGGACAGGTTGTGGATGACATGCGTGTATTTGTGGTGGTCAAGGAGAGTCGCCCTATTGTAAAGTTCCGAGTACCGCCGGTCAGTAATGACATCCCGAACTCTCTGGACGGTACTGGTAAGTGGTATAACATAGGGGATATAGAGATACGTCAAATACTAAATAAgttaaatgatgtaaaatagtCAAATACCAAATAAGGCAGGATAACATAAAGAAAAGTCAAATACCATATAAGGCacgataatttaaaaaaaaatcaaataccaaATACGTCATGATACTATACAAAGTCAAATGAATAAAAAggcatgaaatatttttgaaatatcaaataccAAATAAGGAATGATAACTAAAAGGAAAGTCAAACGCCAAATTAGGCATGATAGTGTAAAAAAGTCAAATGCCAAATAAggcataaaatatatatataaagtcaaaTACCAAATACGGCATGAtaaccaaaacaaaagtcaaatGCCAAATAAGGCatgataattaaaacaaaagccAAATGCCAAATAAGGCATGATAATATAAAAAGTTAAATGGCAAATAAGGCATGATGAACAAAAGAAAAGTCAAAATGCCACATTAGgcattataatgtaaaaaagTCAAATACCAAATACggcataaatatatatatataatgtcaaaTACCAAATGCGGCATGAtgaccaaaacaaaagtcaaatGCCAAATAAGGCATGATGATATAAAAAAGTCAAATGGCAAATAAGGCATGATGAACAAAAGAAAAGTCAAAATTCCAAATAAGgtatgataatataaaaaaagtcAAAAACGAAAAAGGCATAATAAGCTGAagaaaaatcaaatatgaaatatctaaagctgctccaccgctgacaaatgatattttttcactatcaaaaacagaagcagacgatttagtatttttcttcagttacaaaagttacgtactttacaccattaccaccattgaaaagcttgagcttctaattttacttcaaggtaaaaatatgaaaaataattaattgcatcccgaaaaatttccgtatcactatatcctttatggaatgaagtactgattgcgcatgcaccaaagacaaaacaaatattttatattagtgtttgtgttaattagacagatatatacacgattacacaccaattattgatcaaatgatgaatatcatttatgctctgtcggcgatggagcaacTTTAATCATAATCTATAAAACATCAAATGGATGTAACAACCAAATTCCAAATAATTCAAGTTAATATAAAGCAAAGttaaatatatgtaacaaaCAAATGCCCCACAAGTCATGACCAAACTATTACATGTATGGATTACCATTTTTAGAATATGTGATAAAAGTGAGTCTCTGGCACTtcaataactttttttttaacaaaataatatgatatgataaaaataaagttcatgtgagattatttttttcagacgAGTTTTGAAATAGAATAAAATGTGGCAAAACAAATACCCTTCGTAGGCAATAttctatattttacaaatactttaaaaatattttatggttACCGTTTCTTAATTGTAGTTGATTTCTATTTCTTTGTATAGTAGCAATGTATCATTGCTGCAGTCTGCAAATATAGGACAGAAGAATATGAACAGACGAGTTTGTTATTTATTGTGTATCATTGCACTAACGTAAGACCATGACAtcgttcagaggtggatataacggcATCACTTAATAGCAATCCCTGTAGGGCGTAAACATGTATActaaatacatttaatttgatCAGATTTCCATTTTATGTCAGATGGACAGGAGGATGTGACTATTCGTTACCCTGACCGAAATACAGCCTACGCTCTGTTCGTACCAGACGCTGCTGAACAGAGAAGGAGATCAGAGCAAGGAATATCGGGGAAGTTTGTCGTGCAGTACGAGATTGAGCGAAATTCCGACTCGGGAGACGTCATGGTACGTTTCGGAAGTGACATgagatatatttctgttttgaaattattaaacaaaataatgagAGATGAATctcaatattaatttaaaagataaaatatggtatcatgttgttgttttaataccaatgtatcatttttatatcattgCAGATATATATGTGCATTGTATATTCTTCTCGAAAACACTTCTCACCACAAACTTTTGTGTGTAACATACCATTTTACTGTTTTGTTCCAAAGATACGTACTTTTGGTCATTCTTAGACTTACAATTCGTATTTCAGGTAGTAGATGGTTACTTCGTACATTTCTTCGCCCCTGAAGGAATCGAACCCATGCCTAAAGACATAGTGTTTCTCCTTGACGTGAGCGGGTCTATGCAGGGAAAGAAAATTGCTCAGGTGCGAGAGGCCATGGGGCGGATCCTGGACGATATGGGAGAGAACGATCGATTTAACGTACAACTTTTCGCTACTAGTGTGAAGTCCTTCAGATACTTTCTTCAGAATGCGACAGCTGATAATATCATGAAGGCGAAACAGTACATCCAAGGAGCTCGAGTGGACGGAGGTAAATACCATTTGTGGTTCCTTCTGGCAACAACATAATTCTtctcattttcaaaaatattatttaatattatttttttctctatcatcTTGCTATCGGCTTCTTATTGTCTCTTCTCATAAGACTCCGAATGTCAATGTCGAAATTGCACCCCATACACGAAAAATCAACAAAGAAGAGCGAAAACCAATACCAACCCTCAGTATTACTAGTAAAGGTTCGGTCATTGTGGTAGATTTAAATCAAACTTTGTACTATCAGTGGAAACACACAAAAAACCTACTTTAGTTTTACTTTTAAAGTATTAGCCCCTATTTAAactagtattttttttattgtatgcATATTTATCACTTCTTAGGggtatgatatataactaagttgataaaaagtttgTATCATTATGCATAGGGCTGTGGAATTAAGAACCCCTTGGACTTGTTTAACTGaactgcatttttttttttgcatatttttgctAAATGTTTCAGGCAAGACAACAATCTACGAATCAACAATAATACCTAAGGTTAGACCCAAACCatacacactttttatcaacttagtTATGTTCAGATACACATAAGGAGTAATTATAGGCATACGAAATATCATTCTTTTTAAACAGAGTCTAATATCTCGAAAACAAAAATACCGGAGTAAGCCTCACAGACTggaattatatacatttaaaccACATTGAGTGCGGGTTTGAGTGAGTATTGTAAATGCCTTCGAAAACCTTATCATACTTGTTTTGCACTGGATTCGGTTTCTTCGCAACATTATAGAAGTTTTAGGCGGGGACATTTAATTCGATGATTATACAGCTAGTGTTCGAATATTGATTTAACAGATATGGATATCAATATGTTTTGACATACATGGGACATGacgtttattttatataatcgCACCCTTTGGTGTATTTCCAGGTACTAACATTGACTATGGTTTGGCAGAATCCCTGAAAACCCACGACAGAGCTGATATTAATAGTTCCGCGCGGGCAAAACTAATTGTTTTTCTGACAGACGGTGACGCTACTTCTGGAGTCACTAAAATTCATAGAATTCTCGACAATTTGCGTGAAAGAAATGGAAGGTCAATACCTATATTTTGTCTGGCGTTCGGTAAAGATGCCAATTTCGACCTTTGTAAATCCATTAGTTTGCAAAACTACGGTCTGGCGCGGAGGATTTATGAAGATGCAGACGCCTCGCTACAAATCAGTGGATTTTACGATGAAGTATCAGTTTCTCTGCtgaaaaacatttcttttagaTACCTGGGAGATGCTGCGCAGGATGGAAACCTAACTACTACCACCTTTAACAACTACTTTGCTGGATCAGAACTGGTTGTAGCAGGACAGTTAGGACCAACAAACACTTCTTCTATAGACATAGCTATAACAGGCATGGGATCAGCTGGTGTGGTGGATTTCCTCACAACCACTAATGCTATCGAATTAAACCTGCCTCCTTCTTCCAACCCCGATATCACCATCGATGATGACGTCATGATTGAACACAGTGACGTTGGTCCTGGAGGCGAGGATATAGCACGCGTTTCTGACCTTGACCCCGCCGTGGCAAAGTCTATTACGGAGAAAATGTGGGCTTATCTGACAATTAAACAGCTACTCGACCAAAAAGAAGCAAGCGAGAATGCGACGGAGCAAGACACTCTGAAAGATAGGATTTTGGCTCTTTCCCTTAAGGTAATGGATTGCAAGGAtgacatcatttatttttttatgttgtcgAATGTAGAGTGCTTCCGTTTTCATAATTactttatttcaatattgttGATATGTAGCAAGTATTTTAACTAGTCTTTGATATGCAATAACATCTTTAATACACAAACTTTGACAAATGGATTGCAAGGAtgacatcatttatttttttatgttgtcgAATGTAGAGTGCTTCCGTTTTCATAATTactttatttcaatattgttGATATGTAGCAAGTGTTTTAACTAGTCTTTGATATGCAATAACATCTTTAATACACAAACTTTGACAACGGtactttttatttctaaattaaaataattaagcGTGTTGCAATTGTTTGAGACGTGCGATTTTAGCCTTCAAAAATATTTCGATCACTTCTAATGTAAAACCATTGTACCCATCGCATCCTTCCTGTGTTCCAGTACCAGTTCGTTACACCATTGACGTCTATGGTCGTCACAAAGCCAAACGAGGAAGACCAGCTTAGCGAAATAACAGATAGTGACGGTATCATTTTAAACATCTATCTCACTGCCTAATCAGTCATTTAATGTCAACTTGTCGAATTCTCTTATTTCTACGAACCATGTGCTCTTAGTGCCAGAGACTACCTGAGGGGCTGTTGATTAACtcttataaaaatacatgtaatgaaaATGAGAGAGCTGATgcttaaaatgtctttttaagTATACCTATACCATGACCACCTTCATACTGTTTATATTCCAGCCCCTCCTACCCCAGCTCCTGTACCAAGACGACGTTATGGAGGTCGAGGTGGCCGCGGTGGTGGCGGCGGAGGTGGAGGAGGCGGCGGCGGCGGACGTGGTTACAGTGGTaagttttaaagatgctccatcgctgacaaatggtattttttcactgttaAAAATAGAcgtagacgatttagtatttttcttcagttacaaaagttacttactttacaccattaccaccactgaaaactttgagcttctaatttaacttcaagttaaaagtataaaaaataattaattgcatccccaaaaaaatccgtgacactatatccgaTATGGAATggagtattgattgcgcattgACCAAAggcaaattaaattatttctaattgtttttttgtgttaattacacatatatatatacacgattaaacatcaattattgttcaaatgatgaatatcatttatgctccgtCGGCGGTAGAGCCTCTTTAATAAAGGCGAATATCATAgagattttaattaatgttgaGTATGAGGTGTTGATAAGAGAAAGTGGTTTTAATTGGACTAGTATATAAGTATAATGGCAAATAATAAAGATAGGAATGGGATGTTGTTTCTTATCGTATTTTTTAcatctttaaaatgttgaaCGTCACATTGATGTAGAACATCCTGCAATCACGAACAATTCTTGCCTGTTACGATAATTCAACACATATTCCTGCAGTAGTGCCCTGTTTATGCATTTGCTTTACATTTTGATTCTTGTATAGAGTTGTGTCTATCATATGTTGACCCTAAATAATCCTAGTGTTTTTCTAGGTGGCGGAGATCCTCATTTTGTTGTGCCTGTACCGGATGTAGAATTACCTCTGTGTTTTGATGTTGAAAGCGAGGCTAGGACATATGTCCGGTTATTAGACGACACATCGAATGGTAatttaaaattctaaaaatagattaCGCGCCGACAATAATTGAAGACAACAGCAATCACTCAGTATAGTTTACGTTAACAACAATGatttaaaaagtcaaaatatacTACTAAGTACTAGTCAAGCTTATCAGAAAACGAACATGACTTTTAGTCGTGAAATATTCTATTGTACTTAATAATAATACTGATAGTCTATACAATGGAATGAGTTAAtttgttgttgattttattGGCGTACTCTGGTCTTTTAATGACGTAGTATTTCTACATTGCagttattgtaaatataattgaatatgtatcatttagtaaatgtgaattttgaaatcatttattcTTTAATTGTCACAGGTCTGCTTGTCAACGCTGCTATAATCCCTACTGGCATCTTGCGGAATGATATGAAACTAAAGACGTATATGGGTGAGATATTCATCCGCGCCCAGGGTACTATAGTCGTTGTGACACCGAGACAGATCATTACAAATTCGAGTTTCTCTGAGTGGACAGACTGTACACCCATTGCCAATGGCAACTTCTTTCTCCAAGCACACAACGATGGTAACCTCTTGACAATAGGAACGGGATATGACGTCACATTAGTCATTAGGAGGCACATATTTTCACAAGAAGAACCAATAGATTATTTAAACATCCACTTAGAGACAAGCAGAGGATTGTCAGATTCAGCTTCAGGAATACTTGGTAAGAAATATCACACAATCCTAATAATACTACGACATTAAAGTCTTTAAAACAGGAATTATTTGCTTCGCCTGAACATATTACCTGATTCTGTATGTTCTATGTTacttacatgtacctatatttGGGCTATATAACCATAAAGATAGTATGTGTTGTAATTCTGTACATTACTTCTAAGGTCCCAACATCTAATTGTAAATCTGATACAGTCAGCTAAACGTAGTGTATGTTCAAGTTGATAAATTCAATTTCCAATGACAACACGTCTTTTGTATGTCCAGGTCATTTAGTAACGAAGAAAATTCGGCTGAAGagaattgaagagaaaaacggAAGAACACTGGGATTTTTTCGAGTGAAAGACGGAGGAACCGTTTCACACTTCCATGCCCATCTACATATGAAGCAGGACTTAATCTCTGACGAAAGTTACATGTGCTGGAACGCTATCCATAACATAGAAGGACTGTTCAAAGATAAACTGAAATCATTTATCTTAAAAGGTTTCTTTACTTTATAGTACAATACTCAAAAAGTTGTCTTATGACCTACGTGTTTTTTCTACAATTGTTACCTGAAAGTATTTACCTGAACGAGTCCAACATTTGTGTTACCTTGGTAGTTTGGAATTACTGAAAATGGTGAATACAACAGGAATGCCGCTGGAATGCCGCTTGAATATTTATGGTTTTGCCATATCATGAGATGGTCGATAAAGACAAAGTTATCGCCCTTTGTGCTGTTAACGCTTCTTCTAGTGATGCAAAGAAGCCAGGAAGATCTATTCGTGTATTACCACCAGTTAAAACAAGTAATAGGCACCTTATGTTGTCGTGAAATGTATTGCTATAGGATATATACGTGTGTAAATACTGGACACAGATATCAATCTGGAATAtgtcttttcattttcatttttaatgaaacTTGATCACAATCAATAGTTCAGATAACAATGTTCTTCCTATATGTGAGAGGTGGGAATGGACATTTTGTAAGAATGTATTGTTAAATGATATTGTGACATGGGATATTTTTAACAAAACCAGATAACCTTATCCAGTACATCACGTCCATCAACTATGATTTATTTTCGTAAATTTGCATGTCATCATTTAATAGATAATAAAATGTCTCAAGACCGTCAGTACACACACTCAAATAACATAAGCAGACATTATGATTTAAGTTTTTGTTGTTGACTTCAATATGTGCCGCGTTTTCCATTTGGTTCTGTCCTATTGTTCCACAAATAACACTCCTCTATCATGCGACCATATTGAATGCGGTGTTTTTCTCGAGTAATCTTACTCTTCACAACCAGCAACATATCTCGGAAGatgtacatttataaaatacCATTAAACGTATTATTCTTCATTTACAGCgttcatttaatttcattttatagacGCCGTATAATCCATCTTAATTGAAATACACCTTATCATGTTTTCATTATCCGCAGCTGTTACTTGTTATGTATTACGACTTTCGATATTATGATTAATGATGCTTAATTCATGTATTGGTGtattgatctatcagagttacttcccttcctttCACTCCATCAGTACTGACGGAGCGCCACTAAAGGAGGTAATTCTGGTAAATCATATTGGCCTTACCACATACAGAAATAACATCGTGTTGTTGATTCAACAAATAACATCGTGTTGTTGATTTAACAATCTAATTGtgtaatatcattatcatctttaaataacattaaGTCTATCCATAACGTATGTAGAAGTTATATTTCCATTATTAACGTTTACTATTTAAAATGTGCAATAAATTAATGTCATATGTAAAtcaaacatttcaaaacaatgcCATTGTGTACATATAAAAGGTATTGGATCCgatgataataaataaatgtatacatgtacttcggTTTTGTTGCTAATGTGTGGAATCATGTTTTATACACGTTTGTGACGACTATGCTCACTAACGAATAGTATCATCAATGTCGCGAGGTGGTGGATACTTTGAGcgttatattttgtattgtttataaagCACGTCTTGATCATACTCCGGTTTGCCTTTTTTTCATCACTTTAACGTCCTCGGATGTTACTGATCAGTGActagatagtgttacattatttatattgcatttattacacatatgtacagagacaaaattaacaatgtatcttaacaatattaaacaaaacacatttttcttcatatgaacaaaaaaaattcacaaaaagaaacaatatgCCAAAAATAAACTAgacatataattattataaaatatacaaagtaTGTTTGTTCTTATCTCGATCATGAATATGTACTACTAGACATGCTGCGTTAATATTGAGAATATCTCAATAGGGTTCAAGGGTTAGACTGCATATAGTATATTACTCAAAATTTACTATACATATAAGACACAACTTAATGTTATTAACTATTTTGATCAATTCAATAGCCATTTGTACAACGTTGTCGGGTACTATTGTAAAAATGAATAATTGCTATAGtaataaatctttaaaacaaataaataattaaagttaatttgATGAATGTATGCCTAAAACAGACATTCATGTATGGTTAATGTAGGATTTCACTGTGCTGGTATATAGCCTGCTCATGGGTACGTAACAGAACCATTGTCTCGATTCGGCTcataaactgtaaaaaaaaagtgATAGCGAATTCCCATGGAAAGCCTATAATCACAATCACGGTGTTCACTGATAACGCACGATAATATTACATTTGATGTGGTGAACATCGATGTGgttatatgttttaa
This genomic interval carries:
- the LOC138336189 gene encoding inter-alpha-trypsin inhibitor heavy chain H3-like codes for the protein MDSSLQLTLFILVVSVVVRSGKIHQAPRIVQLHVLSEVKMRFASTLVTSKVANPDDEAREVTFDVTLPKEAFITSFLMAIGGVTYPGDVKEKAAALKQYEKAKQTGQSAGHISRRPRETNQFRVSVNVAAESQVTFNLTYQELLKRKFGYYENVIFIDPGQVVDDMRVFVVVKESRPIVKFRVPPVSNDIPNSLDGTDGQEDVTIRYPDRNTAYALFVPDAAEQRRRSEQGISGKFVVQYEIERNSDSGDVMVVDGYFVHFFAPEGIEPMPKDIVFLLDVSGSMQGKKIAQVREAMGRILDDMGENDRFNVQLFATSVKSFRYFLQNATADNIMKAKQYIQGARVDGGTNIDYGLAESLKTHDRADINSSARAKLIVFLTDGDATSGVTKIHRILDNLRERNGRSIPIFCLAFGKDANFDLCKSISLQNYGLARRIYEDADASLQISGFYDEVSVSLLKNISFRYLGDAAQDGNLTTTTFNNYFAGSELVVAGQLGPTNTSSIDIAITGMGSAGVVDFLTTTNAIELNLPPSSNPDITIDDDVMIEHSDVGPGGEDIARVSDLDPAVAKSITEKMWAYLTIKQLLDQKEASENATEQDTLKDRILALSLKYQFVTPLTSMVVTKPNEEDQLSEITDSDAPPTPAPVPRRRYGGRGGRGGGGGGGGGGGGGRGYSGGGDPHFVVPVPDVELPLCFDVESEARTYVRLLDDTSNGLLVNAAIIPTGILRNDMKLKTYMGEIFIRAQGTIVVVTPRQIITNSSFSEWTDCTPIANGNFFLQAHNDGNLLTIGTGYDVTLVIRRHIFSQEEPIDYLNIHLETSRGLSDSASGILGHLVTKKIRLKRIEEKNGRTLGFFRVKDGGTVSHFHAHLHMKQDLISDESYMCWNAIHNIEGLFKDKLKSFILKGFFTL